A single Rhopalosiphum padi isolate XX-2018 chromosome 4, ASM2088224v1, whole genome shotgun sequence DNA region contains:
- the LOC132928529 gene encoding 52 kDa repressor of the inhibitor of the protein kinase-like: MYTFFNSPKPQNVLLNTIKESDLDPNVKSLKRLCATRWVQRYEAVNDFIELFNFVVMSLEDISSWKDTAATDASILIKALDSEFLVSLQIVNVLFSYGLPLCKLLQSKGIDLKEAIDLADDNVTVLKNLRTNIRTEFNKMFKKAQEMAEFLDFHIKIKRINKKQTYRDNSILTDDGSIPDPEQYFRVSICLPYIDFFINQLEDRFLAHRRIFGGFQCLFSNDYESGGFDDLVHLYLPTDIQTVKAELSLWHTKLLRLGKSPKTGLDAIKLCNHELFPNLFVLLQIFCTLPVSTATPERMFSCLKRLKTYLRNTMGESRLNGLATMAVHRGIINITSNEVLDELAKKKQKNRFNNIIQILLILVILHCYK; encoded by the exons atgtataccttttTTAATTCTCCTAAACCCCAAAATGtgcttttaaatacaattaaagaaAGTGATCTAGACCCAAATGTAAAAAGCTTAAAGCGATTATGCGCAACAAGATGGGTTCAGAGATATGAAGCTGTAAATGATTTTATAGAGCTTTTTAACTTTGTAGTGATGTCCTTAGAAGACATTTCTAGTTGGAAAGATACTGCTGCAACAGATGcttctattttaattaaagcGCTTGATTCTGAATTTTTGGTATCACTTCAAATTGTAAAT gtattattttctTATGGTTTACCATTATGTAAATTACTACAAAGTAAAGGCATTGATTTAAAGGAAGCTATAGATCTTGCAGATGATAATGTTACCGTACTCAAAAACTTAAGAACTAATATTAGaacagaatttaataaaatgttcaaaaaagcACAA gaAATGGCTGAATTCTTggattttcatattaaaattaaacggaTTAATAAGAAACAAACATACAGAGATAACTCAATTCTAACAGATGATGGTTCTATACCCGATCCTGAGCAATATTTCCGAGTATCTATATGTCTCCCTTATATTGACTTTTTTATAAACCAATTGGAGGATAGGTTTTTGGCACATCGTAGAATTTTTGGAG GTTTTCAATGTTTATTTTCGAATGATTATGAATCTGGTGGTTTTGATGATTTAGTACATCTTTACCTTCCTACTGATATTCAAACTGTAAAAGCAGAATTGAGTTTATGGCATACAAAACTTTTACGCTTAGGAAAATCTCCAAAAACAGGACTTGATGCCATCAAGTTATGTAATCATGAATTATTTcctaatttgtttgttttattacaaatattttgcaCACTTCCGGTATCAACGGCCACACCAGAAAGAATGTTTTCATGCCTCAAACGATTGAAAACATATTTGAGAAATACTATGGGGGAG agTCGTCTCAATGGTTTAGCCACTATGGCTGTTCATCgtggaattataaatataacttccaATGAAGTGTTGGATgaattagcaaaaaaaaaacaaaaaaatagatttaataatattatacaaatattgttaatattagtaatattacattgttataaataa